ATAGTTGATTTCCCGGTTCCATTAGCACCGATAAGTGCGATTTTTTCCCCAGCAAAAACTTTCATATTTATCGCTTTTAGTGCTTGAAATCTGCCCAAATAGGAATACGAAACATCTTTTAGTTCAAAAATAGGTTCGTTCATATACCAAAAATCCTTACTGGCCGTAGCAGTACATAAATTCCGGCAGAAATTACTATCACCACCGCAAGCCAAAACCAGTCTCCAATAGAGGTACTAAATTCATGCATTGATTTTGGTTCTCCGCGATAACCGCGGGAAAGCATGGCATTATACACCTGGTTGTTAAGCTGATAAGAACGCATCCATAAACTGGCTATGTTCCAGGTAACTATCTGGCGGCCTCGTTTATGATGCACATTCGTACCAACCCGACTTTTTACCGCTGTATGAGTCTGCTCCAGCATTTCAACAAAAAGATAAATATAGCGGTAACACATACCGAGAACCATAACAAACAATTGCGGAATTTTTACGGCACGCAGGACTTTCAGCAGTTCGTTGTGTTTTGTGGTAAGCGCAACTAAAATAACCAGTGACACCGATGTTATTACCCGCATCACAAAAAGCAATGCACCAGAAATTCCTTGCTGCGTAACAGCAATTCTGTAATTTCCTAATGAAAAACCCGCAACTTCATTACCAGGAGTAACAAAACTAAAAAGAGCCGGTATAGCAATAAATAACGAAAACAATGGGATAAAAAACCATGTCCTCTTAAGAAAAAAACTCATATTAATATGCGACAATTTTGCCGCCACAAGGCAAAGAACATAAAACCCAAACAAAACTGCTGTACTTTTAACAAACAAAAGCAACGCAACCAGCAGGAAAACGGTAATTACCTTAATCCTTGGGTCGCGCGCTTGCATAAGACCGGGAAGCCCCGCGGTTTCATCAGCATAAACTGACTCTTTCAGGAAAGAAAGAGCGCCCATTATAGAGCGCTCTATAAAACTGTGTTTTGGTTTTTTTTGCAAGCTAATTTTATTCCTTTTTTGTAAGAAGTTTTCCTATAAGCCACGCAAGTGCCGCGATAATGCAAATACCAACAACCGCCGAGAATATATAAGCCAAGCTTAAGTGCATTATACCTTTTTCTTCCCAGCCGTTAAAGGCATAATCTGGAAATGGGGCTTTCCACAACTCCGAAAGCTTCGCAAGCCCTTGAGGTACATATCCTGTCATCTTGCCTATTTCATCAACACCCCACTCACCCCATGCTGTCCCAGCTTTAAAGTGGTCAGGAAGAAGCAACCCCAAAGGTGAAAGAACTATCAATATTGCTATTCCAATCCAAAGTTTAGTTATTGTTTTCATAGTTTAATTCCCCTCGCACCCTATAAGAAGGGCCGGATCCTGTTTCTGTAAATATTTTATAACCAATGCAGTAACCAATGCCTCTACCAAGCCAAAAACCAGCAAATGCTCAGAACACATAGCTGTAACAGCGGTTCTAAGCCCATACGGACAGTATAATGTCTGTCCAGTTGCCGTGTGGTGCAAAAGTGGTTGAAGCCCAAACTCTATTCCGGCAATTAATGCCGCAACATTTATTCCTATATATGCCGCTATACCAGCAGCTATTACTCTTCTATTGGAATTAATTGGCGAACTTCCACTTATTATTCGGTAAACATAATAACCCACAAATGGCAACACAAAGGCCATATTAAAACAATTTGCCCCTATTGCGGTTATACCTCCATCGCCAAACATAAGTGCCTGTACAACAAGCGCTACGGTAATAGCTATGCATGCCGCCCATGGTCCTAGCAATATAGCAATCAGTACTCCACCCACCGCATGGCCTGTACTGCCACCCGGAATAGGCACATTAAACATCATAATTACAAAACTGAAAGCTGCCCCTATTGCAAGAAGCGGCACCTGCTTAACTTTTAATGTTTTCTTAACTATTTTTGAAGCGAAAGCCCAAATTGGGAGCATTACAACATAAAAGAATCCGCTTGTTACCGGCCCTAAATATCCGTCTGGGATATGCATTATTTTATCTCCTAAAAATTTAAATGATAACCAAATACAACATTATTTGATGCATCCTTAAAACTTTTTCCGAAACCAGCACTAACTATATTTTTTTCATTTAGTTTATACCTTAGCCCAACAAGCCAATTTGCAAAACCACTTTGAGAGGTACCATCATCATTTCCAAGAACCTCTCCAACAACATCAAATTTTTCAAGCGGGTACTCAATAGCGGCAGAGTAATTTGTAATACCGTTTATGGTTTCATCACCGCTTTGTAAATAACCAAGATTGCAATGAGTTATAAATGGTTTAAATTCGTATGAACATATTGCATTTAGCGCGTACGAACTCTCACCGCACTCGTTTGTATAAGATATTGCAAGCAAATCCTTTATTAGAGAAAACTTAAGTGAAAGTGCTGCTTCACCAAATCGTTCATTGCTAACAGGATCAATTTGATATGGGAATGATAAACCAAGGTCAAGCTTATCAGTTATTCCTTGCTTTAAGGAAATACCTGAAGTTATGTTGCGAATATCGCTATCTGAAAAAGCATTATTGTAGCCAACTTCAAGTTCATAATTACCAGTTCCAAGCACACCAGCATCATCTGTAGTCAGTGGGTGCGATGCAAAAGCACTAACTCCTGCAAAAGACAATAAAGCGACAATGAAAATCAAAATCAACATCTTACTTTTCACTTTTTTTCTCCTCCTTCATCGTTAATTTTTCGCAATCACAAAACAATTCGTGTTACGAATGTTTAGTATTGTAGCACAAAAATTAAAACTATGTCAACTAATCAATAAAAAATGAAAGATCCCTCCCCGCCTTTGGCGAGGTTCTATATGACAACTATAAAAGAATTAACTTGAAACAAACAGAAATAGAAGGTATTTTTTACAAGGCAAATTTAGGGGATTTATTTGTGTTTTGAGGATTTTGCCGCTGGAGAGGTGTGCGATGCTATTATTAACCCACAATTTGTTACACCTTTTTGGGCTCTTATTGTGTCGGTGAGTTTATTTATTAGTTCGGCATTGCCTTTTAAAACCAAAATTTCAAGGCAATTATTGTGATCAAGGTGCACATGCTGCGAGGATATAATTACATCACCGGCATCGTGTTGAATATCAATAATTTTGTTTACAAGGTCTCTTCTATGATGGTTATAAACCATGCTAAAAGCACCGGCAATATTACCTTTTAGCGAAGCAACCGATGAGAAAAGCAACTCTTGGCGCATTAAATCTTCTATGGCTTTTGAGCGGTTTGAATGCTTCCTTGCTTTGCTTAAGTGGTCAAAATCTTGAGCTAATTTTTTATCAATTGAAAGCCCAAATCTTACTTTTGACATTTATATATCCTTAACTCTGTTTTTTATGCATTATAATGCTTCTGCAATATCGTAAATAAGTTTTTCGGAATCCGCCCAGCCAAGGCAGGCATCGGTAATTGATTTGCCATACCCCTCAACTGATGCGTCTCTTAAGCCCTCTTCAATGTAACTTTCAATCATTAAACCTTTTACCATATTATGGATTTGGTCTGATTTTCTTCTGCTATGCATAACTTCTAAACAAATTCTGGGTTGTTCACTAAACTTTTTGCCTGAGTTGGCATGGTTTGCATCTACTATTATCGCACGGTTTTCAAGTGTTCTTTTAAGGTACATTTGACTTAAGAGCTGCAAATCTTCGTAATGATAATTTGGTATTGTTAAACCGTACTGGTTTACAGCTCCCCTGAGTATGCAATGAGCAAGTTCATTACCAGTAGTTTTAACTTCCCATGAGTTATAGGCAAATGTATGCGACAACTGCGCGGCTTGCACAGAGTTTAACATTACGGTAAGGTCGCCGCTGGTCGGGTTTTTCATTCCGCAAGGAATATCTAACCCGCTAACTGTTAAGCGGTGTTGTTGGTTTTCAACAGATCTTGCGCCTATTGCAACATAACTTAAAATATCTTCAAGGTACGGATAATTGCCCGGGTAAAGCATTTCATCGGCCGCGGTAAAGCCAGATTCTTTAATAACTCGTAAGTGCATTTTTCTAATAGCTGTTATGCCATTTACCATATTGGGTTCTTCTGTTGGGTCGGGTTGATGGGCCATTCCCTTGTAGCCCGCACCGGTTGTTCTTGGTTTGTTTGTGTAAACGCGCGGGATAAGAATGAGCTTGTCTAATACTTTTTCCTTAACCTTTGCAAGACGAACACAGTAGTCCACCAAAGCATCTTCGTTATCGGCAGAACACGGCCCAATTATCAAAATAAATTTCTGACTTTTGCGCTCAAATACATCTCGCACTTCTTTATCTATGCTTTTCTTTTTGGCCAATAATGCCTGAGGCAAAGGCATCTGACTAATTAAATCTTTTGGTGATGGCAATTCTCTTAAATATTTGAAACTCATTTTTTCTCCAATTGAAATTGATAAATTATAAGTAAGTGTTATTAAGCAAATACTTAGCGTAATCCCTAACCGACTCTTCAAGAGTCATAAACTTATGTTTACATCCCACTGCATTAACTTTATCCATATTGGCCTGGGTAAAGTATTGATACCGCTCTTTTATATTTTCGGGCATTTCTACATACTCAATTTTTGGCGTTTTATTAAGTGCACCAAAGACCGCATTAGCGATATCATTCCAACTTCTGGCCTTGCCAGTGCCTATGTTGTAAATACCGGTTTTAGAAGGGTTTTGAAAGAAAAAATTCATAACTTCAACAACATCTTTTATGTAAACAAAATCACGCAGTTGCTCGCCATCTGAGTATTCCTTTTTATACGATTTAAAAAGACGCATAACACCTTTGTCTTTTGCGTCCGGGAACATTTTGCAAACAACGCTTCTCATATCACCTTTGTGATATTCATTTGGACCAAACACATTGAAGAACTTAAAACCCGTTGTTTTATCTGCCAAGCCGTTTTGTAAAATCCACAAATCAAATATCTGCTTTGAAAAACCATAAACATTTAATGGCCGCAAATTATAAACTTTGCTATGCTCATCATCGTAGCCGTTTAAACCATCGCCATAAGTTGCGGCGGAAGACGCATAGAAAAAATTTGTTTTGTTTTTAATTGACCACTTTGCAAGATCTTTAGAAAATTCAAAATTGTTTTTTATAAAGTAATCACCATCGCAAAGCGTTGTAGAACTACAAGCGCCTATATGAATAACTTTTTTTGCCTTTGGCAACTTGCCGCTAAGCAAAAGCTTATGAAACTCTTCTTTTTGTAAATAATCGCTAAACTTTTTGCCAAGCAGGTTTTTCCATTTTTCACTGGAATCAAGGTTATCAACAACCATAATATCGGTAATACCAAGCTGATTTAGTTTCCACAAAAAACAACTGCCTATAAAACCAGCTCCGCCTGTAAGAATAATCATTTTTGCCTCCGTTTTCTGCGGTCTTGCTTACTTACTATTTTATTTTTGACTTCTTCTATAATCCAATGCGGCGTTGAGGCTCCCGCGGTTATGCCAACTGTTTTTACCCCAACAAACCACTGTGGTTTTATTTCGTTTTGCGTTTCTATCCATTTAGTTTTTACTATTTCAGAAGCAATTTCATAAAGGCGCCTTGTGTTGCCCGAGTTTTTACCGCCAACAACTATAAGCAAATCAACTTTTCTTGCCAATTTTCTTGCGCTTTCCTGTCTGTCGATAGTGGCACGGCAAATTGTGTTATGTATTTTCGCGTTTGGACTATATTTTTTTATGCACTCAACAATTTCTTTAAAATTATATGGGTCTTGCGTTGTTTGGCTTATTACGCCAATTTTATCTTTTAGTTTAATTTTTTTTACTTCTGCAGCATTTTCAACAACCCTGCAAAACTTTCCACCGTAAGATGTTAGCGCTTTTACTTCTGGATGCTCTCTATCACCTGCAATAATAACCTGATACCCTTTATCGGAGAGGTCTTTTACAACCTCTTGCGCTCTCTTAACAAACGGGCAAGTGGCATCTACAAGTTTTACACCTTTTGCTTTTATCTTTTCAGCCAGACCGTCAGGAATACCATGCGTTCTTATAACAAGCACGCTTCCTTTTTTTGAGTTTGGCTTATCAAGTGTTTTTACACCAATAGATTCCAGCCGACCTATTTCCTGAGGGTTGTGAATTAGCGGCCCAAAAGTATAAATTTCTTTTCTTTTTGCTACCGACTCTTCAGCAATACTTACAGCCCTGCGAACCCCAAAACAAAAACCGGCTTTATCGGCAATTAATATTTTCATTTATTTACTTTATTAAAATCAAAGCTTTTTTATCTCTTCAATTATTTGTTCTGCAAATTTTTTATATTCACCTTTTTGCCCAAACACAGGTGGCAACATAGCGCTACCATAAACAATTTTCACTCTGCCTAATTTTAAAATATTGTTTGAGTTTATTATTCTTACCGGCACAACCGGCACATTTGCGGCAGCGGCTATCATAGCTATACCTGAGCGGGCATTCCCTATTTGGCCGTTTCTTGAGCGGGTTCCTTCCGGAAATATAAGCAAAGCGTTACCCCTTTTTAATAACTTTATTGCTGTTCTAAAAGCTCCAACATCCTGCTTGTTGCGTGCAACAGGGAAGGCATTTACCATTGAAATTATCTTACCAAACACAGGAATTTTAAAGAGCTCTTTTTTTGCCATAAAAAATAATGGCCGACTTAAATAAGAACCTGTTAAGGGCGGATCAGCCAGGCTTAAATGGTTTGGTGCAATTATAACTCCGCCAGTTTTTGGTACATTCTCTGAGCCAATAACTTCTGCGCGCCAAATTGTTGAAAACAAAGAACGATATACAAACCTGCCAATTCTAAAAAGCAGTCCATTACCATTTACTTTTGCCATAAGCTAAGCGCCTTTTATACTATCCAAATCACTTCGAAACTTTGCGTAAGATGTGCCCACACATACTACATCGTTTATATATGTTTTGCCATCAGCAATTAAAGACGCTATTGAAAGCATCATTGCAATTCTGTGATCATTATAGCTTTCAACTTTGGCACCTTTTAGCTTTGTAGGTCCGTTTATTATTAAACCATCTTCTGTTTCTTCTATATCCGCGCCCATTTTTGTAAGTTCGCTTGCAATGGTTTTAATACGGTCGCTTTCTTTTACACGCAATTCCTGCGCACCATATATCTTTGTTTGCCCTTTTGCCTGTGTTGCGGCAAGCGCAAGAATTGGTATTTCATCTATGAGCCGTGGAATTATTTCGCCGCCAAATTCAACCGCTTTAAGCTCTGAGCTTTCAACTAAAATATCCACCACAGGTTCGCCGCAAACATCGCGCTTGTTTTGCAAAGTAATTTTTGCGCCCATTTTCTTTAAAATTTCAAGTATGCCATCTCTTGTTGGATTTATTCCAACATTTTTTAAAGTAATTTTTGAATTTGGAACTATTAAACCAGCTACAATGAAAAACGCGGCAGAAGATATATCGCCAGGAACAACCATATCCATTGCTTTTAGTTCATTTGTTTTTTCAATACTAACTGTGTTGCCATCAACATTAAGTTTTGCACCGCGCGCTTTAAGCATTCTTTCGGTATGATCACGCGACTTTGTGGGTTCGCTAAATGTTGTAACACCATTTGCATAAAGCCCTGCAAGCAAAATGCACGATTTTACCTGAGCGCTTGAAATAAGAGATTTATAATTTATTGCTTTTAAATTTTTTGAGCCGGTTATTGTAAATGGTAGGTGACTATTTTCTTTCAGGCTAAAAACAGCACCCATTTCTGACAACGGCTCTATTATTCGCTTCATTGGCCGTTTAGATAAACTTGCATCTCCAACCATTGTTGAAGAAAAATTTTGACCTGCAAGTATTCCGCTTAACAATCTAACAGTTGTGCCAGAGTTTCCGGCATCAATTTGGGTTTTTGGGACAATTAGCCCATTCAATCCAACTCCATGAATTTCAAGAGTACTACCTTCTTCAATTATGCGAACACCCATGCCTTCAGAACAAGGGAGCTTTGAAAAATCCATTGACGAAAAAGCCCTTATAGTGGCGTTGCAATCACCTGAAGCAAGGTAATTTTCTATACGAGACACACCGTTTGCAATACTTGAAAACATTATCGCCCGATGTGTTATTGACTTATCTGCAGGCACGCTAATTTCACCGCTAAGTTTTTTTACGCGAGAAAATTCCCAATGTGAATTCATTTCTTATTGCTCTTAAATTCTTTTTTTGCAATGTGCCCTACTAAAAACTGTTTTTCAAGTTTATCTTTTGCTTTAAGAGCTTGATGTGAGTGTGAGAGAATTTTTAATAAATTGCCAAGTGCGTTATTGAGTGCGGATTTATTTGAATTGCATATAACAGCCCAGTCGGCAGGGTTTGAAAGCGCCACACGGGTAATATCTCTAAAAGAACTGGCGGCAATTAATGGAAGCTCAGGAATTTCTTTTAACTTTTTACCGCATAGTTCAGAAATGGAAAACGCTATTATATGCGGTATGTGGCTTACAAGCGCAACAGCTTCATCGTGCTTTTTGCAAGGCATTTCTATTACGGTTGCGCCACAACTTTGCCAAAGAGCACGAACAAGGTTTAATGATTTTTGGTTTGATAATTCAGGAGTTAAAATAACTGTGGCACCGTTAAAAAGTTTGGAAGTTGCAGATCTTATGCCGCTTTTTTCTTTGCCAGCCATGGGGTGTGAGCCGACAAAATTTATTTTTGATTTATTTTCTTTTAAAACTTTTTTTACATTATTAATTACAAGTTCTTTTACGCCGCCGGCATCAGTTATTACACAGTTCTCTTTAATGTGCGGTAAAATGTTTTTTACAATCACTCCGATTGTATTTACCGGTGTGCATATAACAACTATATCTGCTTTGGATGCGGCAGAAAATTCGGTTGAAAACTCATCTAATGCGCCAAGTTTTTTTGCAAGTTTGAGTTTTTTTATATCTCTGCCGATGCCAATAACAAAAAAATCTCCATCGTGGCGTTCTTTGAGCGCCATACCCAGCGAACCGCCTATTAAACCAACTCCGATTATTGCAATTTTTTTCATTTTAGATTTTTTAAAATTCTATTAAAATAATGAATCTCCACCCAACTTGCTGTGCGGTATCAGCGATTCCAATTCTTTCTTCCTCTCCCTTGATGGGAGAGGATTGAGGTGAGGGTGTGCATTTGATAACATTTTACTTTTGACCCCCTCATCCTACCCTTCTCCCACCAAGGGGAGAAGGAATGATTTGGTAACCATCCCACAATTATTAAGTTAAAGTAGATTGAAATTTTACTATTAGATGCTTCTTCCAATGGCCTTTGCAAGCACTCTTAAATCATTCATTAAAGCTTCAAACTCTTGTGGGGTCAAACTCTGTGGCCCATCGGAGAGTGCTTCTTGCGGGTTTGGGTGCACTTCAATTATAAGCCCGTCTGCACCACAAGCCAAAGCCGCCTTTGCCATTGCTGGTATATGTTCCCTTATACCAATGCCGTGCGAAGGGTCAACTATTATCGGCAAATGAGTAAGTTTTTTTAACACAGGCACAGCATTTAAATCAAGCGTAAAGCGGGTTGAATCTTCAAATGTTCTTATGCCGCGCTCACAAAGCATTACATTGTAGTTGCCCTGCGAGAGAATATACTCGGCCGAAAGCAGAAATTCTTTTATGGTTGTTGCCATACCGCGCTTTAAAAGTACAGGTTTTCTTTGCTTGCCTGCGGCTTTTAGCAAATCATAATTTTGCACATTACGCGCGCCAATTTGAATTATATCGCAATACTTTGCGACAAGCGAAACTTCAGCTATGGTCATTGCCTCGCTTACAACTGCTAAGCCGGTTTGTTTTTTAGCTTGAGATAAAATTACCAAACCCTTTTCACCAAGGCCCTGAAAAGCATAGGGCGAACTCCTTGGTTTAAATGCTCCACCACGCAACACGCTTGCACCACATGCTTTTACAATTTGTGCCGCCTTAATTGTGATGCCTTTTGCTTCAACCGCGCATGGGCCAGCCATTACAACAACTTTATTGCTTCCAATTTCAAGCTTTCCAACTTTAACGATTGTGTTTGTTTTTTTAAAGTCGCGGCTGGCAAGTTTATATGGCTTTTCTATTTCGCTTATGTGTTCAACCGCTGTAAGCGCTTCAAAGGCCTCTTTGTATATTTCAGCGCGTTCACCAATCATACCTATTATGGTAACATCTTTGCCTTTTGAAATATGCGGCAAGTACTTTAACTTTTTTATTTTATTAATTACCGCATCCACATCTTTTTTTGCTGCACCACGCTTTAGTGTAATTATCATTTATTAATTACCTTTTTAAGCGCTTTCATAAAGAATGTGTTCTCAGCAACAAGACCAATACTTACACGCAAAAATTCAAAAAGATTATATTCATCCATGGCACGCGCTATTACGCCTTTTTTTAACAACTCTTTAAAAACTTTCGTTCCTTTTTTGGGAGCGGTTTTTATAAGTATAAAGTTCCCGGCGGAAGGTATATACTCTATATTTAAAGAATCAAAAAACTTATAGAGGCGTTTCTTTTCCTTTTCTACAAGCGCAATGCTTTTGATAACTTGCAAAGTGTCTTGCAAACTTGCAATTGCGGCAACATTCGCCTGAGTGTTTATATTAAATGGCGGCCTGATTCTATCAATATAACCCGCTACTTGCTGTGAAGTAAAACCGTAACCAATGCGCAAACCCGCAAGAGCGTATATTTTTGAAAATGTGCGCAATACAATAAGCTGAGGATACTTTTCAATTAGCTTGAGTGTTTGTGGATAATCTTTGTTTATGTTCGCAAACTCATAATATGCCTCGTCAATTACGACTATTGGCATTGCGCTGCCAAACTTTTTATAAAGCGCGCTTAAAAAACCTTCAATTTCATTTTTGGTGTTATATGTGCCAGTTGGGTTATTTGGGTTTACAATAAAAACAGCCTTTGTTTTACGATTTACCCTGGCAAACATTGCACTTAAGTTGTGCGTGTAATTTTTCATTGGCACGCTTACAACTTTGCAATTCATAAGGTTGCCGACCATTTTATACCTTATAAAGACACTTTCTGAAACAACTATTTCATCACCCGGGTTAAAAAAAGTTTTAGCGATAAGTTCAATAATCTCGTCTGAGCCGGCACCAAGCAATATTTGCGGCATTGGTATTTTAAACTTTTTGCTTAGCGCGTTTTTTAGCTCATAAGAGTTTGAATCGGGATAAAAATACGCTTTACTTGCTGCATTTTTCATTGCCAATATCGCGCGTTTTGAAGGCCCAAGCGGGTTTTCGTTTGAGGCAAGCTTTACAACTTTTTTAAGCCCAAGCTCACGCTTAATTTGTTCTATCGGCCTGCCTGCAGAGTATGGTTCAAAACTATTACAGCACGGCCTTATGTATTTTTTAATGTTCATACTTTTCACTTTATTTTTCCTCTCTTTCTTCAACAAGTATGCCGTTTATAAATACGCGCAGGCGAGCTTGCCCGGCAGAGTCATAAGGAACTTCCAATTTTGTGCCCGGTGCGCGTGACCCAGAAAATATTTCTTTTTCGCCATTTGAATCAAGCAAAACTATGCGTATAAGACGCTCTTGCCCACCTTGTGATATTTCGTAGTAAAATATTTTGCTGCCTTGCAAACGCGCAGGGTTATTGTCGGAAAATGACACCGTTAGCGTTATTTGGGTACCATCGCTAATCTGCTCATCGCAAGCGGGGCTTTGTTTTATAATAGTTCCAGCGGAAATATTTGGCACTTTCTCTTCTAAAACAACTAAGTTAAAATTTTTCTCTTGCGCCCAGCGCCTTGCGTCT
This region of Endomicrobiales bacterium genomic DNA includes:
- the cbiQ gene encoding cobalt ECF transporter T component CbiQ — protein: MQKKPKHSFIERSIMGALSFLKESVYADETAGLPGLMQARDPRIKVITVFLLVALLLFVKSTAVLFGFYVLCLVAAKLSHINMSFFLKRTWFFIPLFSLFIAIPALFSFVTPGNEVAGFSLGNYRIAVTQQGISGALLFVMRVITSVSLVILVALTTKHNELLKVLRAVKIPQLFVMVLGMCYRYIYLFVEMLEQTHTAVKSRVGTNVHHKRGRQIVTWNIASLWMRSYQLNNQVYNAMLSRGYRGEPKSMHEFSTSIGDWFWLAVVIVISAGIYVLLRPVRIFGI
- a CDS encoding PDGLE domain-containing protein; translation: MKTITKLWIGIAILIVLSPLGLLLPDHFKAGTAWGEWGVDEIGKMTGYVPQGLAKLSELWKAPFPDYAFNGWEEKGIMHLSLAYIFSAVVGICIIAALAWLIGKLLTKKE
- the cbiM gene encoding cobalt transporter CbiM — translated: MHIPDGYLGPVTSGFFYVVMLPIWAFASKIVKKTLKVKQVPLLAIGAAFSFVIMMFNVPIPGGSTGHAVGGVLIAILLGPWAACIAITVALVVQALMFGDGGITAIGANCFNMAFVLPFVGYYVYRIISGSSPINSNRRVIAAGIAAYIGINVAALIAGIEFGLQPLLHHTATGQTLYCPYGLRTAVTAMCSEHLLVFGLVEALVTALVIKYLQKQDPALLIGCEGN
- the nikR gene encoding nickel-responsive transcriptional regulator NikR, whose amino-acid sequence is MSKVRFGLSIDKKLAQDFDHLSKARKHSNRSKAIEDLMRQELLFSSVASLKGNIAGAFSMVYNHHRRDLVNKIIDIQHDAGDVIISSQHVHLDHNNCLEILVLKGNAELINKLTDTIRAQKGVTNCGLIIASHTSPAAKSSKHK
- a CDS encoding 3-deoxy-7-phosphoheptulonate synthase — encoded protein: MSFKYLRELPSPKDLISQMPLPQALLAKKKSIDKEVRDVFERKSQKFILIIGPCSADNEDALVDYCVRLAKVKEKVLDKLILIPRVYTNKPRTTGAGYKGMAHQPDPTEEPNMVNGITAIRKMHLRVIKESGFTAADEMLYPGNYPYLEDILSYVAIGARSVENQQHRLTVSGLDIPCGMKNPTSGDLTVMLNSVQAAQLSHTFAYNSWEVKTTGNELAHCILRGAVNQYGLTIPNYHYEDLQLLSQMYLKRTLENRAIIVDANHANSGKKFSEQPRICLEVMHSRRKSDQIHNMVKGLMIESYIEEGLRDASVEGYGKSITDACLGWADSEKLIYDIAEAL
- the rfaD gene encoding ADP-glyceromanno-heptose 6-epimerase, with the protein product MIILTGGAGFIGSCFLWKLNQLGITDIMVVDNLDSSEKWKNLLGKKFSDYLQKEEFHKLLLSGKLPKAKKVIHIGACSSTTLCDGDYFIKNNFEFSKDLAKWSIKNKTNFFYASSAATYGDGLNGYDDEHSKVYNLRPLNVYGFSKQIFDLWILQNGLADKTTGFKFFNVFGPNEYHKGDMRSVVCKMFPDAKDKGVMRLFKSYKKEYSDGEQLRDFVYIKDVVEVMNFFFQNPSKTGIYNIGTGKARSWNDIANAVFGALNKTPKIEYVEMPENIKERYQYFTQANMDKVNAVGCKHKFMTLEESVRDYAKYLLNNTYL
- a CDS encoding 4-hydroxy-3-methylbut-2-enyl diphosphate reductase; its protein translation is MKILIADKAGFCFGVRRAVSIAEESVAKRKEIYTFGPLIHNPQEIGRLESIGVKTLDKPNSKKGSVLVIRTHGIPDGLAEKIKAKGVKLVDATCPFVKRAQEVVKDLSDKGYQVIIAGDREHPEVKALTSYGGKFCRVVENAAEVKKIKLKDKIGVISQTTQDPYNFKEIVECIKKYSPNAKIHNTICRATIDRQESARKLARKVDLLIVVGGKNSGNTRRLYEIASEIVKTKWIETQNEIKPQWFVGVKTVGITAGASTPHWIIEEVKNKIVSKQDRRKRRQK
- a CDS encoding 1-acyl-sn-glycerol-3-phosphate acyltransferase, yielding MAKVNGNGLLFRIGRFVYRSLFSTIWRAEVIGSENVPKTGGVIIAPNHLSLADPPLTGSYLSRPLFFMAKKELFKIPVFGKIISMVNAFPVARNKQDVGAFRTAIKLLKRGNALLIFPEGTRSRNGQIGNARSGIAMIAAAANVPVVPVRIINSNNILKLGRVKIVYGSAMLPPVFGQKGEYKKFAEQIIEEIKKL
- the aroA gene encoding 3-phosphoshikimate 1-carboxyvinyltransferase; its protein translation is MNSHWEFSRVKKLSGEISVPADKSITHRAIMFSSIANGVSRIENYLASGDCNATIRAFSSMDFSKLPCSEGMGVRIIEEGSTLEIHGVGLNGLIVPKTQIDAGNSGTTVRLLSGILAGQNFSSTMVGDASLSKRPMKRIIEPLSEMGAVFSLKENSHLPFTITGSKNLKAINYKSLISSAQVKSCILLAGLYANGVTTFSEPTKSRDHTERMLKARGAKLNVDGNTVSIEKTNELKAMDMVVPGDISSAAFFIVAGLIVPNSKITLKNVGINPTRDGILEILKKMGAKITLQNKRDVCGEPVVDILVESSELKAVEFGGEIIPRLIDEIPILALAATQAKGQTKIYGAQELRVKESDRIKTIASELTKMGADIEETEDGLIINGPTKLKGAKVESYNDHRIAMMLSIASLIADGKTYINDVVCVGTSYAKFRSDLDSIKGA
- a CDS encoding prephenate dehydrogenase/arogenate dehydrogenase family protein, coding for MKKIAIIGVGLIGGSLGMALKERHDGDFFVIGIGRDIKKLKLAKKLGALDEFSTEFSAASKADIVVICTPVNTIGVIVKNILPHIKENCVITDAGGVKELVINNVKKVLKENKSKINFVGSHPMAGKEKSGIRSATSKLFNGATVILTPELSNQKSLNLVRALWQSCGATVIEMPCKKHDEAVALVSHIPHIIAFSISELCGKKLKEIPELPLIAASSFRDITRVALSNPADWAVICNSNKSALNNALGNLLKILSHSHQALKAKDKLEKQFLVGHIAKKEFKSNKK
- the aroF gene encoding 3-deoxy-7-phosphoheptulonate synthase, with the translated sequence MIITLKRGAAKKDVDAVINKIKKLKYLPHISKGKDVTIIGMIGERAEIYKEAFEALTAVEHISEIEKPYKLASRDFKKTNTIVKVGKLEIGSNKVVVMAGPCAVEAKGITIKAAQIVKACGASVLRGGAFKPRSSPYAFQGLGEKGLVILSQAKKQTGLAVVSEAMTIAEVSLVAKYCDIIQIGARNVQNYDLLKAAGKQRKPVLLKRGMATTIKEFLLSAEYILSQGNYNVMLCERGIRTFEDSTRFTLDLNAVPVLKKLTHLPIIVDPSHGIGIREHIPAMAKAALACGADGLIIEVHPNPQEALSDGPQSLTPQEFEALMNDLRVLAKAIGRSI